In Lineus longissimus chromosome 9, tnLinLong1.2, whole genome shotgun sequence, one genomic interval encodes:
- the LOC135493792 gene encoding uncharacterized protein LOC135493792 gives MVRVVVPQGEPNGDPHSRGASEINDDEDLGIYDDMDDGSSMTGHETDREADLTEGELDAKSAATFTTTRTESAVKKKVISVSIKDKDDKNDDNAEKNDDLDSLRAAEVSQKSVPKRSGILKKDTRELDYDGHQESQSLMFSNIDTNEHNASVSDIYGSSSGLRGKANTPASMYTEWTELRDLDSRLANESRDAMYKKAVNLMMTRCDTSQQNRSGPTPLLCVSNPPFGSPYPRYFYVHQEKPTPMPPLKAWRGYHGNVYFEPIQVNQAKVENPPEPMQPKVHSDTMSRIMMSRLSHQSNRSGNRSTSSQSASPQVLKYRKMAILDKNSVIERENPHLHEDIEWIRGQESVGSLRVEQAKKKRVSFSREKIMKGSVARSMTGGGVGRTLLSVSGVKSASPPRTPQGPASLLRSQTQYSRSPRRLTTNTPDGSLPPLDELRVRLRHVNTNKDTIVHIIPPVQRRKYEEATLKPFIKYSRGLKSGQNSEKSVKS, from the exons ATGGTGCGTGTCGTGGTGCCACAGGGTGAGCCAAACGGTGACCCCCACTCGAGAGGAGCAAGTGAAATAAACGATGATGAAGATCTCGGAATTTATGATGACATGGATGACGGGTCTTCGATGACTGGCCATGAAACTGATCGGGAAGCGGACTTGACGGAAGGTGAATTAGACGCCAAAAGTGCCGCTACCTTTACGACCACGAGGACCGAAAGTGCTGTTAAGAAGAAGGTTATATCTGTGAGCATCAAAGACAAAGATGACAAAAATGATGACAATGCTGAGAAAAACGATGACCTTGATTCTCTCAGAGCAGCAGAGGTTTCACAAAAATCTGTGCCGAAACGTTCTGGGATTTTAAAAAAGGATACCAGGGAGTTGGATTATGATGGCCACCAGGAGTCCCAATCGCTCATGTTCAGTAACATTGACACGAACGAGCATAATGCGAGTGTGTCAGATATTTATGGGTCATCGTCTGGGTTGCGAGGGAAGGCGAACACACCTGCTAGCATGTACACCGAGTGGACAGAACTCAGGGACCTAGACTCAAG GTTAGCTAATGAGTCTCGAGATGCAATGTACAAGAAAGCCGTCAACCTGATGATGACGAGATGTGACACAAGCCAACAGAATCGCTCGGGCCCAACGCCGTTGCTCTGTGTCAGCAATCCACCCTTTGGGTCACCATACCCACGTTATTTCTACGTACATCAGGAGAAACCAACCCCAATGCCTCCACTGAAG GCCTGGAgaggttaccatggcaacgtcTACTTCGAGCCAATCCAAGTAAATCAAGCCAAAGTGGAAAATCCGCCAGAACCAATGCAACCAAAAGTGCACAGCGACACCATGTCCCGGATCATGATGAGCCGGCTGAGCCATCAGTCCAATCGGTCTGGCAATAGGAGCACTAGCAGCCAATCTGCAAGCCCCCAGGTCCTGAAATATCGCAAGATGGCAATCCTGGATAAAAACTCTGTCATTGAGCGAGAAAATCCGCACTTACACGAAGACATTGAATGGATACGTGGCCAGGAATCAGTGGGAAGCTTACGGGTCGAACAAGCGAAAAAGAAACGTGTATCGTTCAGCCGGGAAAAGATTATGAAGGGGTCAGTTGCACGGAGTATGACTGGAGGCGGCGTGGGAAGGACATTATTGTCTGTTAGTGGGGTGAAAAGTGCATCACCACCCCGTACCCCTCAAGGGCCAGCTTCGCTGCTCCGCTCACAGACGCAGTACTCAAGGAGTCCCCGACGTCTGACCACCAATACTCCTGATGGTAGTTTGCCGCCCCTTGACGAATTACGCGTGCGTCTTCGTCATGTGAATACGAATAAAGACACCATTGTTCATATTATACCTCCGGTACAGAGGAGGAAATATGAGGAGGCTACGCTAAAACCATTCATCAAATACAGCCGTGGCCTTAAAAGTGGCCAGAACAGTGAAAAGAGTGTTAAATCATGA
- the LOC135493793 gene encoding STAGA complex 65 subunit gamma-like, translating into METKHWGDMPIVPDTESGIAALEREHMIKPRPMEVEGPRLHQPSSRHYPPSVEPLPPERFAVDPLTLHTIQLVQHAKRLRQLIYMAQQQYECVKNGEGVEMLNFPPVPPIPEYNRSLPKHNIARPVPFEARDLESDFSKGKGTPPPEIDDITNRRLLRRSVSAVCAHAGYDTCPESILETLTDVTQEYFLNLTKALRHAVDREAATGKTGFQDVMDQAFHEMGIGSVRLLHDFYQNRIINYRKHMIQQCNTLMMEYDRVKNPEYRNTEDFKVIKVKEEPISDIHFPVSNDEDDNEAEPLDLQGLSSLDNIQVEHESSGLNQEEVIHIKNEPIEKSSMLDSFDESPGDHSPVAHIDPEEEGLIQAPGSIPVTDIMSPPQPKKKRKR; encoded by the exons ATGGAAACAAAACATTGGGGCGATATGCCAATTGTTCCAGACACGGAATCAGGTATTGCTGCCCTGGAACGGGAACATATGATTAAACCTCGGCCAATGGAGGTGGAAGGGCCCCGACTTCATCAGCCATCCAGTAGACATTATCCTCCTTCTGTTGA GCCACTGCCTCCAGAGAGGTTTGCCGTTGACCCCCTGACTCTTCATACCATACAGCTGGTTCAGCATGCCAAACGATTGAGACAATTGATATACATGGCACAGCAACAGTATGAGTGTGTG AAAAATGGTGAAGGAGTAGAGATGTTGAATTTCCCACCAGTTCCTCCCATTCCTGAATACAACAGGTCGCTACCCAAACACAACATAGCAAGGCCAGTCCCATTTGAAGCAAGAGATCTAGAAAG TGATTTTTCAAAAGGAAAGGGAACACCTCCACCTGAAATTGATGACATCACCAACAGACGGTTGTTGAGGAGGTCAGTGAGTGCAGTATGTGCTCATGCAGGATATGATA CCTGTCCAGAAAGCATACTTGAAACATTGACCGATGTCACCCAGGAATACTTCCTCAACCTAACCAAGGCATTAAGGCATGCTGTTGACAGAGAGGCAGCCACTGGAAAGACTGGATTCCAG GATGTTATGGACCAGGCATTCCACGAGATGGGGATAGGTTCGGTACGGTTGCTCCACGACTTCTACCAGAATCGCATTATAAACTACCGCAAACATATGATTCAACAGTGCAATACCCTCATGATGGAGTATGACAGAGTTAAAAACCCTGAGTACAGAAACACAGAAGATTTTAAAGTGATCAA agtCAAAGAGGAGCCCATCTCAGATATCCATTTTCCTGTATCTAATGACGAAGATGATAATGAAGCTGAACCATTAGATCTGCAAG GGTTGTCAAGCCTGGATAACATTCAGGTCGAACACGAGTCATCTGGCCTCAACCAGGAAGAAGTCATCCACATCAAGAATGAACCAATAGAAAA AAGTTCCATGTTAGACTCGTTTGATGAGTCACCTGGTGATCATAGCCCTGTTGCCCACATTGACCCCGAGGAGGAAGGATTGATACAAGCTCCGGGTTCAATCCCTGTCACTGACATCATGTCTCCGCCACAGCCCAAGAAAAA GAGAAAACGGTGA